The Prosthecobacter dejongeii genome contains a region encoding:
- a CDS encoding MarR family winged helix-turn-helix transcriptional regulator codes for MPTPRKITQKQYETLAAFRFALRQFLRFSEQAAHGAGVTPQQHQALLAIKGFPGRAKVTVGELAERLQIAHHSTVGLVDRLTSEKLVIREACKEDRRQVHVSLTKRGERLLEGLSSSHQEELRRIGPELRDLLEEMAGPKKEK; via the coding sequence ATGCCCACTCCTCGCAAGATCACCCAGAAACAGTATGAGACTCTAGCGGCCTTTCGTTTTGCCCTGCGTCAATTTTTACGTTTTAGCGAGCAGGCCGCCCACGGGGCTGGGGTGACTCCGCAGCAACATCAGGCATTACTAGCCATCAAGGGGTTTCCGGGTCGTGCCAAAGTGACGGTGGGAGAGTTGGCTGAGCGATTGCAAATCGCTCATCACAGCACTGTCGGACTGGTGGATCGGTTGACGAGTGAAAAACTGGTGATTCGGGAAGCTTGCAAAGAAGATCGTCGGCAGGTCCATGTCAGCCTCACGAAGCGTGGTGAGCGCTTGCTGGAAGGGCTGTCTTCATCTCACCAGGAGGAGTTGCGCCGCATTGGGCCTGAACTACGTGATTTGTTAGAGGAAATGGCAGGGCCCAAAAAGGAAAAGTAG
- a CDS encoding GreA/GreB family elongation factor: MSKIHYYDRIRLRPLHTTESSEEDDLCIQIVYPQEADAVAGRISSEAPVGQAALHRKEGETITFNAQGQRMRMRIISIEKHGVTA; this comes from the coding sequence ATGTCCAAAATTCATTATTACGATCGTATCCGTCTGCGGCCCCTCCATACTACCGAGTCCTCTGAAGAGGATGATCTCTGCATTCAAATCGTTTACCCTCAAGAGGCCGATGCAGTCGCTGGCCGAATTTCCTCCGAGGCACCCGTAGGACAGGCGGCTCTGCACCGCAAAGAAGGCGAAACCATCACCTTCAATGCTCAGGGTCAACGCATGAGAATGAGGATCATCAGTATTGAAAAACATGGCGTCACTGCCTGA
- a CDS encoding HPP family protein, whose amino-acid sequence MDSWKEKLGLELSVVSYKEKLISTAGGIASILILILLAELGLDGSGGHFVVASMGASAVLLFAVPHGQLSQPWPVIAGHGISAAVGVLCARYIPHQALASASAVGLAIGMMHQCKCIHPPGGATALTAVIGGPSVHDLGFGFIFFPILSNALLLVGLAVLLNACFHWRRYPAYLNHHRRRSAGAGPAPSHEEIVSALRSLDSFVDITEEDLIRLCELLSKPPPAETPSVTQKKRKVLT is encoded by the coding sequence ATGGACTCCTGGAAAGAAAAGCTCGGCCTGGAGCTCAGCGTTGTGAGCTACAAAGAAAAACTGATCTCCACCGCTGGAGGCATTGCTTCCATTCTTATTCTTATCCTGCTCGCAGAACTTGGGCTGGATGGCAGCGGGGGGCATTTTGTAGTGGCCTCCATGGGGGCCAGCGCCGTGCTCCTTTTTGCCGTTCCTCACGGCCAGTTATCCCAGCCCTGGCCTGTGATTGCAGGGCATGGGATTTCCGCCGCAGTGGGCGTTCTTTGTGCCCGTTACATCCCACATCAGGCACTCGCCAGTGCCAGTGCGGTAGGATTGGCCATCGGCATGATGCACCAGTGCAAATGCATTCACCCGCCGGGCGGTGCCACGGCGCTAACGGCGGTGATCGGAGGGCCTAGCGTTCATGATCTGGGGTTTGGGTTCATTTTCTTCCCCATTCTGAGCAATGCCCTTCTCCTGGTGGGCCTAGCAGTGCTGCTGAATGCGTGCTTTCACTGGCGGCGTTATCCAGCCTATTTAAATCATCACCGTCGCCGATCAGCAGGCGCAGGTCCTGCGCCTTCCCATGAAGAGATTGTCAGTGCATTGCGCAGTTTGGATTCCTTTGTGGACATCACGGAAGAGGATTTGATTCGTCTCTGCGAGCTCCTTTCAAAGCCGCCTCCAGCAGAAACACCCTCGGTCACTCAAAAGAAGCGGAAGGTGCTGACCTAA
- a CDS encoding exodeoxyribonuclease III produces MKLSTWNVNGIRASLNKGLREYLLESDADVICLQETKAMESQVDLSFLNGYEAVWNSADKKGYSGTCILSRQPWQSHALGLGIGEHDREGRVITVEYADFFLVTVYTPNSKAELARLPYRLQWDEAFRQYLKKLEEKKPVLTCGDLNCAHQEIDLANPKSNRMNPGFSDEERASFTQHLDAGFLDVFREFDPSPGRYTWWTQRTPDARAKNIGWRLDYWLASASLRPKITSCKIRDDIHGSDHCPVEITIQP; encoded by the coding sequence ATGAAACTCTCCACCTGGAACGTCAATGGCATCCGTGCTTCCCTCAACAAAGGTCTTCGGGAATACTTGCTGGAGAGTGATGCGGATGTCATTTGCCTCCAGGAAACCAAGGCCATGGAATCCCAGGTAGATCTCTCCTTTCTGAACGGTTATGAGGCCGTCTGGAACAGCGCAGATAAGAAGGGGTATTCAGGCACCTGCATTCTGAGTCGCCAGCCGTGGCAAAGCCATGCCTTGGGGCTCGGCATCGGTGAGCATGACCGGGAGGGGCGTGTCATCACGGTGGAGTATGCAGATTTTTTCCTCGTCACGGTCTATACGCCTAACAGCAAAGCCGAGCTAGCCCGCTTGCCCTATCGCCTCCAGTGGGATGAGGCTTTCCGCCAATACTTGAAAAAGCTGGAGGAGAAAAAACCGGTGCTCACCTGCGGTGACTTGAACTGCGCTCACCAGGAGATTGACCTGGCGAATCCGAAGTCAAACCGCATGAACCCAGGGTTTAGTGATGAAGAGCGTGCCAGCTTCACTCAGCATCTGGATGCGGGCTTTCTCGATGTCTTTCGGGAGTTTGATCCGAGCCCGGGCCGGTACACTTGGTGGACTCAACGCACTCCAGATGCACGGGCAAAAAACATCGGGTGGCGGTTGGATTACTGGCTGGCTTCCGCCAGCTTGCGTCCGAAGATCACATCCTGCAAAATTCGCGACGACATCCATGGCAGTGACCACTGCCCGGTGGAGATCACCATCCAACCATGA
- a CDS encoding toxin-antitoxin system YwqK family antitoxin, producing MKSLFFLTLLTTLSLIAGEEAKPAEVTYKELKWQNDVYFLHDKPFTGLAKDKHKDGKPKGEYPFLEGRLHGVVKEWWDNGQLSTETHFDKGQRHGLNRYWSKKGKLMKEQVYEHDKSVSEKHYDVE from the coding sequence ATGAAATCTCTTTTCTTCCTGACGCTTCTCACCACGCTCAGCCTCATCGCTGGTGAGGAGGCTAAGCCTGCCGAGGTCACTTATAAAGAATTGAAGTGGCAGAACGATGTCTATTTCCTCCATGACAAGCCCTTCACCGGGTTGGCAAAGGACAAGCACAAGGATGGCAAGCCCAAGGGCGAATACCCCTTTTTAGAAGGGCGGCTGCATGGGGTGGTGAAAGAGTGGTGGGACAATGGCCAACTTTCCACCGAGACCCATTTTGATAAAGGTCAGCGCCATGGCCTTAACCGTTATTGGTCAAAGAAAGGCAAATTGATGAAGGAGCAGGTTTATGAGCACGACAAGTCGGTGAGTGAGAAGCACTACGACGTCGAATGA